A genome region from Cucurbita pepo subsp. pepo cultivar mu-cu-16 chromosome LG02, ASM280686v2, whole genome shotgun sequence includes the following:
- the LOC111788116 gene encoding probable cyclic nucleotide-gated ion channel 14 isoform X2 — translation MRRRILSFHGRKTMFRMAYVSPTSRVFGKGELVTDPKKIAKRYLKSDFCIDLIASLPLPQIMIWFIMPAIRSSHADHTNNTLVLIVLLQYIPRFYLIFPLSSHIIKTTGVVTKTAWAGAAYNLVLYMLASHILGAAWYLLSVERHAMCWKFTCRREFSPMKCHLDYLDCGTLNDVDRRIWEVNTTVFTQCSPDEDVVFNYGIFANAISKNVISFGFAQKYFYCLWWGLQNLSSYGQGLETSTFIGETSFAILIAIMGLVLFAHLIGNMQTYLQSITVRLEEWRVKRRDTEEWMNHRQLPEDLQERVRRFVQYKWLATRGVDEESILQALPTDLRRDIQRHLCLDLVRRVPFFAQMDDQLLDAICERLASSLCTQGTFIVREGDPVTEMFFIIRGMLESSTTDGGRSGFFNSITLRPGDFCGEELLAWALLPKSSISLPSSTRTVRAITEVEAFALRAEDLKFVANQFRRLHSKKLQHTFRFYSYHWRTWAACFIQAAWRRFKRRIIAKTLSIQESFSLNPKKPMADEAELEEEEHNPRSNYSQAKQNLGVTILASRFAANTRRGAQKLKDVNLMKLRKPDEPDFSEEPDD, via the exons ATGAGAAGAAGAATCTTGAGCTTCCATGGGAGAAAAACGATG TTCCGGATGGCTTATGTTTCACCTACTTCGAGAGTTTTTGGGAAGGGTGAACTTGTTACTGATCCAAAGAAGATTGCTAAACGTTACTTGAAGTCTGATTTCTGTATAGATCTGATTGCTTCTCTGCCTCTTCCTCAG ATTATGATATGGTTTATAATGCCAGCAATTAGAAGCTCTCATGCAGACCATACAAACAATACTCTTGTGTTAATAGTTCTGCTTCAGTACATTCCAAGGTTCTACCTGATCTTCCCATTGAGTTCCCACATTATCAAAACTACTGGTGTTGTCACAAAGACTGCTTGGGCAGGAGCTGCTTATAACCTTGTATTGTATATGCTAGCTAGTCAT ATCTTAGGAGCAGCATGGTACTTACTGTCTGTGGAGCGCCATGCCATGTGCTGGAAGTTCACCTGCAGAAGGGAATTCAGTCCTATGAAATGCCATCTCGACTATCTCGATTGTGGTACTCTAAATGATGTCGACCGTAGGATATGGGAAGTCAATACAACAGTATTTACCCAATGTTCTCCCGATGAAGATGTCGTTTTCAATTACGGGATATTTGCCAATGCAATCTCGAAAAACGTCATCTCGTTTGGGTTCGCTCAAAAGTACTTCTACTGTCTTTGGTGGGGCTTACAGAACTTGAG TTCCTATGGTCAGGGTTTGGAGACAAGCACCTTCATAGGAGAGACTTCGTTTGCTATCCTCATTGCTATAATGGGTTTGGTCTTGTTTGCTCATTTGATTGGTAATATGCAG ACTTATTTGCAATCCATCACCGTGAGACTGGAGGAGTGGCGGGTGAAGCGGCGAGACACGGAGGAGTGGATGAATCATCGGCAGCTCCCCGAAGATTTACAAGAACGTGTGCGGAGATTTGTTCAGTATAAGTGGCTTGCAACGAGAGGAGTTGACGAAGAATCCATCTTACAAGCCCTTCCAACCGATCTTCGTCGAGATATTCAGCGTCACTTGTGCCTCGACCTTGTTCGACGC GTTCCTTTCTTTGCACAAATGGACGATCAGCTTCTCGACGCAATCTGCGAGCGATTAGCGTCGTCTTTATGTACGCAAGGCACGTTCATTGTTCGTGAAGGAGATCCTGTTACCGAGATGTTCTTCATCATCCGAGGCATGCTCGAGAGTTCCACAACAGATGGAGGAAGATCAGGTTTCTTCAATTCAATAACATTGAGACCTGGAGATTTTTGTGGAGAAGAGCTTCTCGCTTGGGCATTGCTACCAAAATCATCAATCAGTTTGCCATCTTCTACTAGAACAGTTAGAGCAATCACTGAAGTAGAAGCCTTTGCTCTACGAGCCGAGGATCTCAAATTCGTAGCAAACCAGTTTCGACGTCTCCATAGCAAGAAGCTTCAACACACGTTTCGGTTTTACTCGTATCACTGGAGAACATGGGCTGCTTGCTTCATTCAAGCAGCATGGCGTCGGTTCAAGAGGAGAATCATAGCAAAGACGCTCAGTATTCAGGAGTCTTTTTCGTTGAATCCCAAAAAGCCAATGGCCGATGAAGCCGAGctagaagaggaagaacataATCCACGATCTAATTATTCTCAAGCAAAACAAAACCTCGGCGTCACGATATTGGCGTCGAGGTTTGCTGCAAACACACGTAGAGGAGCACAAAAGCTTAAGGATGTTAACTTAATGAAGCTGAGAAAGCCCGACGAGCCAGACTTTTCTGAAGAACCAGATGATTAA
- the LOC111788322 gene encoding serine/arginine-rich splicing factor RSZ22-like gives MITIVNSDSGKNGWRVELSHNSRGGGGGGRGGGRGRSGGSDLKCYECGEPGHFARECRSRGGGGGGGGGGGAGRRRSRSPRYRRSPSYGRRSYSPRGRSPRRRSLSPRGRSYSRSPPYRGREEVPYANGNGVKDRRRSRS, from the exons ATGATTACCATTGTCAATTCTGATTCAGGGAAGAATGGTTGGAGAGTTGAGCTTTCTCACAATTCTagaggtggtggtggaggtggCCGAGGAGGGGGTCGTGGTCGTTCTGGGGGTTCTGATCTCAAATGCTATGAATGTGGTGAGCCAGGACATTTTGCTCGTGAATGTCGTTCACGTGGCGGCGGCGGgggtggtggcggcggcggtggtgctGGAAGAAGACGTAGCCGCAGTCCACGGTACCGTCGGAGTCCAAGTTATGGTCGCAG GAGTTACAGTCCCCGTGGAAGATCTCCAAGACGCCGCAGCTTGTCACCTCGTGGGCGTAGCTATAGCAGATCACCTCCGTATCGTGGTAGAGAGGAGGTTCCTTATGCCAATGG GAATGGTGTAAAGGACCGCCGTCGGAGCAGGAGCTGA
- the LOC111788116 gene encoding probable cyclic nucleotide-gated ion channel 14 isoform X3, with amino-acid sequence MRLGIKFRMAYVSPTSRVFGKGELVTDPKKIAKRYLKSDFCIDLIASLPLPQIMIWFIMPAIRSSHADHTNNTLVLIVLLQYIPRFYLIFPLSSHIIKTTGVVTKTAWAGAAYNLVLYMLASHILGAAWYLLSVERHAMCWKFTCRREFSPMKCHLDYLDCGTLNDVDRRIWEVNTTVFTQCSPDEDVVFNYGIFANAISKNVISFGFAQKYFYCLWWGLQNLSSYGQGLETSTFIGETSFAILIAIMGLVLFAHLIGNMQTYLQSITVRLEEWRVKRRDTEEWMNHRQLPEDLQERVRRFVQYKWLATRGVDEESILQALPTDLRRDIQRHLCLDLVRRVPFFAQMDDQLLDAICERLASSLCTQGTFIVREGDPVTEMFFIIRGMLESSTTDGGRSGFFNSITLRPGDFCGEELLAWALLPKSSISLPSSTRTVRAITEVEAFALRAEDLKFVANQFRRLHSKKLQHTFRFYSYHWRTWAACFIQAAWRRFKRRIIAKTLSIQESFSLNPKKPMADEAELEEEEHNPRSNYSQAKQNLGVTILASRFAANTRRGAQKLKDVNLMKLRKPDEPDFSEEPDD; translated from the exons ATGCGGTTGGGGATAAAG TTCCGGATGGCTTATGTTTCACCTACTTCGAGAGTTTTTGGGAAGGGTGAACTTGTTACTGATCCAAAGAAGATTGCTAAACGTTACTTGAAGTCTGATTTCTGTATAGATCTGATTGCTTCTCTGCCTCTTCCTCAG ATTATGATATGGTTTATAATGCCAGCAATTAGAAGCTCTCATGCAGACCATACAAACAATACTCTTGTGTTAATAGTTCTGCTTCAGTACATTCCAAGGTTCTACCTGATCTTCCCATTGAGTTCCCACATTATCAAAACTACTGGTGTTGTCACAAAGACTGCTTGGGCAGGAGCTGCTTATAACCTTGTATTGTATATGCTAGCTAGTCAT ATCTTAGGAGCAGCATGGTACTTACTGTCTGTGGAGCGCCATGCCATGTGCTGGAAGTTCACCTGCAGAAGGGAATTCAGTCCTATGAAATGCCATCTCGACTATCTCGATTGTGGTACTCTAAATGATGTCGACCGTAGGATATGGGAAGTCAATACAACAGTATTTACCCAATGTTCTCCCGATGAAGATGTCGTTTTCAATTACGGGATATTTGCCAATGCAATCTCGAAAAACGTCATCTCGTTTGGGTTCGCTCAAAAGTACTTCTACTGTCTTTGGTGGGGCTTACAGAACTTGAG TTCCTATGGTCAGGGTTTGGAGACAAGCACCTTCATAGGAGAGACTTCGTTTGCTATCCTCATTGCTATAATGGGTTTGGTCTTGTTTGCTCATTTGATTGGTAATATGCAG ACTTATTTGCAATCCATCACCGTGAGACTGGAGGAGTGGCGGGTGAAGCGGCGAGACACGGAGGAGTGGATGAATCATCGGCAGCTCCCCGAAGATTTACAAGAACGTGTGCGGAGATTTGTTCAGTATAAGTGGCTTGCAACGAGAGGAGTTGACGAAGAATCCATCTTACAAGCCCTTCCAACCGATCTTCGTCGAGATATTCAGCGTCACTTGTGCCTCGACCTTGTTCGACGC GTTCCTTTCTTTGCACAAATGGACGATCAGCTTCTCGACGCAATCTGCGAGCGATTAGCGTCGTCTTTATGTACGCAAGGCACGTTCATTGTTCGTGAAGGAGATCCTGTTACCGAGATGTTCTTCATCATCCGAGGCATGCTCGAGAGTTCCACAACAGATGGAGGAAGATCAGGTTTCTTCAATTCAATAACATTGAGACCTGGAGATTTTTGTGGAGAAGAGCTTCTCGCTTGGGCATTGCTACCAAAATCATCAATCAGTTTGCCATCTTCTACTAGAACAGTTAGAGCAATCACTGAAGTAGAAGCCTTTGCTCTACGAGCCGAGGATCTCAAATTCGTAGCAAACCAGTTTCGACGTCTCCATAGCAAGAAGCTTCAACACACGTTTCGGTTTTACTCGTATCACTGGAGAACATGGGCTGCTTGCTTCATTCAAGCAGCATGGCGTCGGTTCAAGAGGAGAATCATAGCAAAGACGCTCAGTATTCAGGAGTCTTTTTCGTTGAATCCCAAAAAGCCAATGGCCGATGAAGCCGAGctagaagaggaagaacataATCCACGATCTAATTATTCTCAAGCAAAACAAAACCTCGGCGTCACGATATTGGCGTCGAGGTTTGCTGCAAACACACGTAGAGGAGCACAAAAGCTTAAGGATGTTAACTTAATGAAGCTGAGAAAGCCCGACGAGCCAGACTTTTCTGAAGAACCAGATGATTAA
- the LOC111788116 gene encoding probable cyclic nucleotide-gated ion channel 14 isoform X1 — MELKKGKFVRFYSNEKKNLELPWEKNDGKRRFEFALPVFKMGTAPLTNAVGDKGKISSDLGRFKIFVENNEAQQKWILNPESETILRWNRVFLFSCLTALFVDPLFFYLPSVIHHNRSSCMTTDFNLGIAVTVFRTFADVFYLFHMVLKFRMAYVSPTSRVFGKGELVTDPKKIAKRYLKSDFCIDLIASLPLPQIMIWFIMPAIRSSHADHTNNTLVLIVLLQYIPRFYLIFPLSSHIIKTTGVVTKTAWAGAAYNLVLYMLASHILGAAWYLLSVERHAMCWKFTCRREFSPMKCHLDYLDCGTLNDVDRRIWEVNTTVFTQCSPDEDVVFNYGIFANAISKNVISFGFAQKYFYCLWWGLQNLSSYGQGLETSTFIGETSFAILIAIMGLVLFAHLIGNMQTYLQSITVRLEEWRVKRRDTEEWMNHRQLPEDLQERVRRFVQYKWLATRGVDEESILQALPTDLRRDIQRHLCLDLVRRVPFFAQMDDQLLDAICERLASSLCTQGTFIVREGDPVTEMFFIIRGMLESSTTDGGRSGFFNSITLRPGDFCGEELLAWALLPKSSISLPSSTRTVRAITEVEAFALRAEDLKFVANQFRRLHSKKLQHTFRFYSYHWRTWAACFIQAAWRRFKRRIIAKTLSIQESFSLNPKKPMADEAELEEEEHNPRSNYSQAKQNLGVTILASRFAANTRRGAQKLKDVNLMKLRKPDEPDFSEEPDD; from the exons ATGGAATTGAAGAAAGGGAAATTCGTGAG GTTTTACTCCAATGAGAAGAAGAATCTTGAGCTTCCATGGGAGAAAAACGATGGTAAGAGGCGTTTTGAGTTCGCATTACCAGTTTTCAAAATGGGGACTGCTCCATTAACGAATGCGGTTGGGGATAAAGGTAAAATTAGTTCAGATTTAGGGAGATTCAAGATTTTTGTGGAGAATAATGAGGCACAACAGAAGTGGATTCTTAACCCTGAAAGTGAAACGATTCTGAGATGGAATAGGGTTTTTCTGTTCTCTTGTTTGACAGCTCTTTTCGTTGATCCTCTTTTCTTCTACCTTCCTTCAGTGATTCACCATAATAGATCGTCTTGTATGACTACTGATTTCAATTTGGGAATTGCTGTGACTGTTTTTCGCACTTTTGCCGATGTGTTCTATCTTTTTCATATGGTTTTGAAGTTCCGGATGGCTTATGTTTCACCTACTTCGAGAGTTTTTGGGAAGGGTGAACTTGTTACTGATCCAAAGAAGATTGCTAAACGTTACTTGAAGTCTGATTTCTGTATAGATCTGATTGCTTCTCTGCCTCTTCCTCAG ATTATGATATGGTTTATAATGCCAGCAATTAGAAGCTCTCATGCAGACCATACAAACAATACTCTTGTGTTAATAGTTCTGCTTCAGTACATTCCAAGGTTCTACCTGATCTTCCCATTGAGTTCCCACATTATCAAAACTACTGGTGTTGTCACAAAGACTGCTTGGGCAGGAGCTGCTTATAACCTTGTATTGTATATGCTAGCTAGTCAT ATCTTAGGAGCAGCATGGTACTTACTGTCTGTGGAGCGCCATGCCATGTGCTGGAAGTTCACCTGCAGAAGGGAATTCAGTCCTATGAAATGCCATCTCGACTATCTCGATTGTGGTACTCTAAATGATGTCGACCGTAGGATATGGGAAGTCAATACAACAGTATTTACCCAATGTTCTCCCGATGAAGATGTCGTTTTCAATTACGGGATATTTGCCAATGCAATCTCGAAAAACGTCATCTCGTTTGGGTTCGCTCAAAAGTACTTCTACTGTCTTTGGTGGGGCTTACAGAACTTGAG TTCCTATGGTCAGGGTTTGGAGACAAGCACCTTCATAGGAGAGACTTCGTTTGCTATCCTCATTGCTATAATGGGTTTGGTCTTGTTTGCTCATTTGATTGGTAATATGCAG ACTTATTTGCAATCCATCACCGTGAGACTGGAGGAGTGGCGGGTGAAGCGGCGAGACACGGAGGAGTGGATGAATCATCGGCAGCTCCCCGAAGATTTACAAGAACGTGTGCGGAGATTTGTTCAGTATAAGTGGCTTGCAACGAGAGGAGTTGACGAAGAATCCATCTTACAAGCCCTTCCAACCGATCTTCGTCGAGATATTCAGCGTCACTTGTGCCTCGACCTTGTTCGACGC GTTCCTTTCTTTGCACAAATGGACGATCAGCTTCTCGACGCAATCTGCGAGCGATTAGCGTCGTCTTTATGTACGCAAGGCACGTTCATTGTTCGTGAAGGAGATCCTGTTACCGAGATGTTCTTCATCATCCGAGGCATGCTCGAGAGTTCCACAACAGATGGAGGAAGATCAGGTTTCTTCAATTCAATAACATTGAGACCTGGAGATTTTTGTGGAGAAGAGCTTCTCGCTTGGGCATTGCTACCAAAATCATCAATCAGTTTGCCATCTTCTACTAGAACAGTTAGAGCAATCACTGAAGTAGAAGCCTTTGCTCTACGAGCCGAGGATCTCAAATTCGTAGCAAACCAGTTTCGACGTCTCCATAGCAAGAAGCTTCAACACACGTTTCGGTTTTACTCGTATCACTGGAGAACATGGGCTGCTTGCTTCATTCAAGCAGCATGGCGTCGGTTCAAGAGGAGAATCATAGCAAAGACGCTCAGTATTCAGGAGTCTTTTTCGTTGAATCCCAAAAAGCCAATGGCCGATGAAGCCGAGctagaagaggaagaacataATCCACGATCTAATTATTCTCAAGCAAAACAAAACCTCGGCGTCACGATATTGGCGTCGAGGTTTGCTGCAAACACACGTAGAGGAGCACAAAAGCTTAAGGATGTTAACTTAATGAAGCTGAGAAAGCCCGACGAGCCAGACTTTTCTGAAGAACCAGATGATTAA
- the LOC111788119 gene encoding probable xyloglucan glycosyltransferase 5 — translation MAPRLGFLCWWGTEKDSQKGTPVVVTMEKPNFSVVEIDGPDAAFRPVEKSRGKNAKQVTWVLLLKANRAVGCITWLVTVLWALLGTIKKRLIYRQGVAIEGGKLGRGRLLFGVIRAFLVTSMAILAFEMLAYFRGWHYFQNPNLHIPQASDLQGLLHSLYVAWLTFRADYIAPLIQTLSKFCIVLFLIQSVDRMILCFGCLWIKCKRIEPKIQGDPFRLDDVEGGGHKYPMVLVQIPMCNEREVYEQSISAVCQIDWPRDRLLIQVLDDSDDENIQVLIKAEVAKWSQKGVNIIYHHRLIRTGYKAGNLKSAMSCDYVTDYEFVAIFDADFQPNPDFLKLTVPHFKDNPELGLVQARWSFVNKDENLLTRLQNINLCFHFEVEQQVNGVFLNFFGFNGTAGVWRIKALEESGGWLERTTVEDMDIAVRAHLNGWKFVFLNDVKVLCEVPESYEAYRKQQHRWHSGPMQLFRLCLPAIISSKIAAWKKANLILIFFLLRKLILPFYSFTLFCIILPLTMFVPEAELPLWVVCYVPVFMSLLNILPSPKSFPFIIPYLLFENTMSVTKFNAMVSGLFQLGSSYEWIVTKKAGRSSESDLLATAERDSKIMNQAPIYRGASESELSELSHLKECEKVIAAPVKKVNKIYRKELALAFLLLLASLRSLLAAQGVHFYFLMFQGVTFLLVGLDLIGEQMS, via the exons ATGGCACCGAGATTGGGGTTTTTGTGTTGGTGGGGAACGGAGAAGGACTCTCAAAAGGGAACTCCGGTGGTTGTGACGATGGAGAAACCCAACTTCTCCGTCGTGGAGATCGACGGTCCTGACGCCGCATTCCGGCCGGTGGAAAAAAGTAGAGGCAAAAATGCTAAACAAGTCACATGGGTTCTTCTTTTAAAGGCCAATCGAGCTGTCGGTTGCATTACTTGGCTTGTTACAGTCCTCTGGGCCTTATTGGGAACAATCAAGAAGAGGCTGATCTACAGGCAAGGAGTCGCCATTGAAGGCGGGAAGTTGGGAAGAGGGAGGTTACTGTTTGGAGTAATTAGAGCTTTCTTAGTGACTTCCATGGCGATTCTTGCTTTTGAAATGCTTGCTTATTTCAGAGGCTGGCATTATTTTCAGAATCCTAATCTCCACATTCCTCAGGCTTCTGATTTGCAAGGATTGCTTCATTCACTCTATGTTGCTTGGTTAACTTTTAGAGCAGACTACATTGCTCCTCTCATTCAAACACTCTCTAAATTTTGCATTGTTTTGTTCCTTATCCAATCAGTGGATCGTATGATCCTTTGTTTTGGTTGCTTGTGGATAAAGTGCAAAAGAATTGAACCCAAGATTCAAGGGGATCCCTTCAGGTTGGATGATGTGGAGGGAGGTGGACACAAGTATCCAATGGTTCTTGTTCAAATTCCCATGTGCAACGAGCGCGAG GTTTACGAGCAGTCTATCTCTGCAGTCTGTCAGATCGATTGGCCAAGGGACCGTTTACTAATTCAAGTTCTTGATGATTCTGATGATGAGAATATTCAAGTGCTAATTAAGGCAGAGGTTGCTAAATGGAGCCAAAAGGGAGTGAACATAATCTATCACCATCGATTAATAAGAACAGGATATAAAGCTGGGAATCTCAAGTCTGCAATGAGTTGTGACTATGTTACAGACTATGAATTTGTAGCAATTTTTGATGCTGACTTTCAACCAAATCCAGATTTTCTTAAACTCACAGTTCCTCATTTCAAG GATAACCCAGAGCTCGGTTTGGTTCAGGCCAGATGGTCTTTCGTGAACAAGGACGAAAACTTGCTGACACGTCTTCAGAACATTAACTTGTGTTTCCATTTTGAGGTAGAACAGCAGGTTAATGGAgtgtttcttaatttcttcGGTTTCAATGGCACTGCTGGTGTTTGGAGAATTAAAGCCCTCGAGGAGTCTGGAGGATGGCTCGAAAGAACAACAGTAGAGGATATGGATATAGCTGTGAGAGCCCATCTTAACGGCTGGAAATTTGTATTTCTGAACGACGTTAAG GTTCTTTGCGAAGTTCCCGAGTCGTATGAAGCATATAGGAAGCAGCAACATCGTTGGCATTCCGGTCCTATGCAACTATTCAGGTTGTGTCTTCCAGCAATCATAAGTTCTAAG ATAGCAGCATGGAAAAAGGCAAATTTGATactgattttctttctattaagGAAGCTCATCCTTcccttctattccttcacgTTGTTCTGCATAATTCTTCCTCTAACCATGTTCGTACCCGAAGCCGAGCTTCCTCTATGGGTAGTCTGCTACGTGCCCGTCTTCATGTCCTTACTCAACATCCTTCCATCCCCaaaatcttttccttttatcatCCCCTACCTTCTTTTCGAGAACACTATGTCTGTCACCAAATTCAATGCCATGGTATCTGGCTTATTCCAGCTCGGTAGCTCTTATGAGTGGATTGTGACTAAAAAAGCTGGCCGGTCCTCCGAATCCGACTTACTGGCTACTGCTGAAAGGGACTCGAAGATAATGAATCAAGCGCCGATCTATAGAGGCGCTTCTGAGAGCGAGCTTTCTGAGTTGAGCCACTTAAAGGAATGCGAAAAAGTAATCGCTGCACCTGTCAAAAAAGTTAACAAGATATATCGGAAAGAGCTAGCGCTCGcgtttcttttacttttagcTTCACTCAGGAGTCTCTTGGCTGCACAAGGAGTCCACTTCTACTTCTTGATGTTCCAAGGTGTGACCTTCCTCCTTGTAGGCCTTGATCTAATTGGAGAGCAAATGAGCTAA